The Exiguobacterium acetylicum genome includes a window with the following:
- a CDS encoding PTS transporter subunit IIC produces MFKEKGISLSPKVYFITVLSYMALGLFSSLIMGLIIRTIGEGLVDRGIEAKFLIQLGEQAIALTGPAIGVAVAFALEAPPLILFAAVAVGAFGYEAGGPAGSYVATLLATEIGKLVSKTTRLDILLTPFVTLVAGFFAGRYAGKWIGKGMTDLGELIRWGTEREPLFMGIFIATIMGLALTAPISSAALGIMLGLDGLAAGAATIGCAAQMIGFGVISYRDNGIGGVVAQGIGTSMLQVGNIIRNPWILLPPTVAGAILAPFATVLLMLESNPEGSGMGTSGFVGPLMLLKTMGFEMEYYIAVAVLCFIAPGIISYFIYRVLRRFGRIQDGDLKIEY; encoded by the coding sequence ATGTTTAAAGAAAAAGGGATCTCACTAAGCCCTAAAGTATATTTCATTACCGTATTAAGTTATATGGCACTTGGATTGTTTAGCTCGCTGATCATGGGATTGATTATTCGGACAATCGGTGAAGGATTAGTCGATCGTGGGATTGAAGCGAAGTTCCTCATTCAATTAGGGGAGCAGGCGATTGCGTTGACTGGACCAGCAATCGGTGTTGCCGTAGCCTTTGCCCTCGAGGCACCACCACTGATTTTATTCGCTGCCGTTGCCGTTGGTGCATTCGGATACGAAGCGGGTGGACCTGCTGGTAGTTATGTCGCGACATTACTTGCAACGGAAATTGGGAAACTCGTTTCGAAGACGACGCGACTCGACATCTTATTGACGCCGTTCGTTACGTTAGTAGCTGGATTTTTTGCTGGACGTTACGCGGGTAAGTGGATTGGAAAAGGGATGACGGATCTTGGTGAGTTGATTCGCTGGGGAACGGAACGCGAGCCGTTATTCATGGGCATATTCATCGCTACCATCATGGGGCTTGCCTTGACGGCACCGATATCGAGTGCCGCACTTGGAATCATGCTTGGTTTAGACGGACTCGCTGCCGGCGCGGCAACGATTGGTTGTGCAGCGCAGATGATTGGCTTTGGCGTCATCAGTTACCGCGATAACGGAATCGGTGGTGTAGTTGCTCAAGGGATTGGAACATCGATGTTACAGGTCGGAAATATCATTCGAAATCCTTGGATTCTTCTACCGCCGACTGTAGCCGGTGCCATATTAGCACCGTTCGCAACTGTGCTATTGATGCTAGAGAGCAATCCGGAAGGCTCCGGTATGGGAACGAGCGGATTCGTTGGTCCGTTAATGTTACTAAAAACGATGGGGTTCGAAATGGAATATTACATAGCAGTCGCTGTGCTCTGTTTCATTGCGCCGGGAATTATCAGTTACTTCATCTATCGTGTCTTGCGACGCTTTGGTCGGATTCAAGATGGTGACTTAAAAATCGAATATTAA